GAACGACCTTACTACAGCGGTAAACTAGGTAAACATCAGGTCGTTCTGGTGCAAAGCGGTGTTGGCAAAGTCATGTCTGCTATGAGTGTGGCTGTTTTAGTAGATCATTTTAAAGTTGATGCTTTGATTAATACAGGTTCAGCAGGAGCTTTAGCGCCAGATTTGGCTATTGGTGATGTTGTAGTGGCAGATAGACTCGCTTATCATGATGTAGATTTAACTGCCTTTGGTTATGAATTTGGACGTATGTCAGGGCAGCCTCTTTTCTTTAAATCAGATCAAACCTTTGTGAGCGCTTTTGAAGAGGTGTTGGCTAAGCACCATATTCATAGTAAAATCGGTCTCATTACAACCAGTGATTCCTTTATGGCTGGTAAGGAAAAAACGATTTTTGTTAAGGAACATTTTCCAGAAGTGCAGGCAGTTGAGATGGAAGGCGCAGCGATTGCTCAAGCAGCTTATGCAGCCAAACGCCCTTTTGTCGTTATTCGATCAATCAGTGATACAGCAGCTCATGATGCCAATATTACTTTTGAAGAATTTGTTGTTAAGGCTGGAAAACAATCGGCTCAAGTCCTCTTAAAATTTTTGGAAATCTTAGACTAATGACAACAAACTTTATAAAAAAACGAAATTGACATCACAATCAACTTCGTTTTTTAATTTTATTTTTTCTTATCAAACTTATAATCTTTGATAATTTTAATAGCTTTTATGGTAACTTTTTCTTGTGGTTTACCACTTTGATTTGTTTTAATAGCGGCAATTTTATCAACAATTTTCATGCCTTTTATCACTTGTCCAAAGACTGTGTAATTGCCATCAAGTTTTGGTGTTCCGCCATCTTTATAGCCATTAATGATTTTTTGCGGATAGCGCGTGGTTGTTAATTGCTTGGATTGATTATCTTTGTTTTGAACAATGAAAAATTGACTGGCATTAGTATTGGGGCCAGCATTAGCCATAGATAAGGCGCCTCTGAGATGATAAAGGTATTTTGACGTTTCATTGGCAAATCCCTTACCAGAATCTTTAGACCTGTCTTTGCCCTTCCAAATGGATTCACCACCACTGCCATCACCTTTAGGATCGCCGCCTTGAATCACAAAATCTGAGATAATACGATGGAAAGTCAAATTATTATAGTAGCCATTCTTAGCATGGGTTAAGAAATTTTCAACTGCTAAAGGTGCATATTTAGGGAAAAGTTTAACAGTGATATCTCCTTTTGAAGTAGCAATAGTAACCTCAGCTTCATTTTTAGCAACTTTCTTAGATAATTGAGGAAAGTCTGCCTTGTTTAACTGTTTTAACTTATTTTTGGCTTTTTGTTTAGCAATATGATGATTAACATATTTATCTCCTTTAATAGCACGATCTATATTTTCACAGCCTACCAGCAAGACAAAAGATACTAAAACCAAACTTAAAATTCTTTTCATAATTACTCCTTGGTTATAAAAGATAAATTTATTTTATCATAAAATGATGATAGTATCTGCTTTTCTCAAATAATATAAAAATGGTATAATGATAACATGGCTAAAACAAAGAATAAAAGAAAAGGACGGAAAACACGCCGTCCAACAAAGGCGGAATTAGAGAAACAAAGAGCCATAAAGCGCATGGTATTTGCTTTGTTTATGGCTTTTGTCCTCTTTTTTGCAATTTTTAAACTAGGACGAGTAGGCGTCACTGTTTATAATATCATTCGCTTGATGGTGGGAAGTCTGGCTTACCCTTTCATTTTTGCTGCTCTGATTTATCTTTTTGCTACCAAATGGTTGAAAAAACATGATGGCTTGGTTGGTGGTTTTGTCATCACTATGCTTGGGATGCTTTTAGAATGGCAAGCCTATCTTTTCTCCTTAGCAACGATGAAAGATCAAAGTGTCATCAAAGGCACTTTGGTGATTGTTTTTAGTGATCTCAGTAAATTTCGTGTTGCTAATTTTGCTGGCGGTGGTTTTTTAGGAGCCCTCCTCTATATGCCGGTTGCCTTTCTTTTTTCAAATATTGGTTCTTTTTTAATCGGTGGACTTTTCCTTCTTTTAGGCCTTTTTCTAATGAGTCCTTGGGATGTTTATGATGTCATGAATTTCTTCAAGGACAGTTACGCTAAATGGCAGGTTAAACGGCAGGAAAATCGTGAAAAACGCTTTGCGCAAAAAGAAGAGGCGCGCCTTTTGGCACAGCAGGCTGTCCAAGAAGCACAGGAGTCAGCAATGTTTGATCATGGGCTCAATGCAGCTATTGATTTAGAAACAGGCGAGGTTTTAGATCAGGCACAGACCATTGATTTAGATGATTTTGATGGACAAGTCCATAAAGAACCAGAAATTATTGGTTATCAGCCGGATCCTGAGGGAGAAGCATTAGAAGCAGAAGTTCCAGCTGCTGAACAAACCAGTCAGTTACCAAAAGAAGAGGATATGTCAGATGAATCCTTAGAGGTTGATTTTACACCTAAGACAACTCTTCATTATAAATTGCCGGGTATCGATCTGTTTGCTAAGGACAAACCCAAAAATCAAAGTAAAGAGAAGAGATTGGTTCGTGATAATATCAAGATTTTAGAAGAAACTTTTACTAGTTTTGGAATTAAGGCCAATGTTGAACGAGCTGAAATCGGTCCATCTGTTACCAAATATGAGGTTAAACCGGCAGTTGGTGTGCGGGTCAATCGTATTTCTAATCTAGCAGATGATTTAGCGTTAGCTTTGGCTGCTCAAGATGTTCGTATTGAAGCACCTATTCCTGGGAAATCTCTTGTGGGAATTGAAGTTCCAAATTCTGAAGTAGCTACGGTGACTTTCCGTGAACTTTGGGAACAGGCTAAAACGTCGCCTGATAAATTGCTTGAAGTTCCTTTAGGTAAAGCTGTTAATGGCTCGGTTCGTTCTTTTGACCTAGCTAAGATGCCTCATATTTTGGTGGCGGGTTCGACGGGTTCAGGAAAGTCTGTGGCGGTTAATGGTATTATTGCCAGTATTTTGATGAAGGCACGACCAGATCAGGTCAAATTCATGATGATTGATCCCAAGATGGTTGAACTGTCTGTTTATAATGATATTCCCCACCTGCTAATTCCTGTTGTGACTAATCCACGCAAGGCTAGCAAAGCCTTGCAAAAAGTTGTTGACGAGATGGAAAATCGCTATGAACTCTTTAGCCATTTTGGCGTTAGAAACATTGTCGGTTACAATGCTAAGGTAGAAGAATTCAATCGTCATTCAGAAACCAAGCATATACCTTTGCCGCTTTTGGTTGTTATTGTTGATGAATTGGCTGATTTGATGATGGTAGCTAGCAAAGAAGTTGAAGATGCCATTATCCGTTTAGGACAAAAGGCTCGTGCGGCAGGAATCCACATGATTCTCGCAACACAGAGACCATCTGTTGATGTTATCTCTGGTTTGATCAAAGCCAATGTACCAAGCCGAATCGCCTTTGCGGTTTCTTCTGGAACAGATAGTCGAACCATCCTTGATGAAAATGGAGCTGAAAAGCTTCTAGGGCGAGGAGATATGCTCTTTAAACCAATTGATGAAAACCATCCTGTTCGTTTGCAAGGTTCCTTTATTTCAGATGATGACGTTGAACGTATTGTGTCCTTTATCAAGGAACAAGCAGAAGCTGATTATGATGAAAGTTTTGATCCTGGTGAAGTTTCTGAAGATGATAATTCTAATGGTAATGGTGGAAATTCTAAAGGAGATCCTCTCTTTGAAGATGCCAAAGCTTTGGTTCTGGAAACACAAAAAGCTAGTGCTTCTATGTTGCAACGTCGACTTTCAGTTGGTTTTAACCGTGCAACGCGTTTAATGGAAGAATTAGAAGAAGCAGGTGTTATTGGACCTGCTGAGGGAACAAAGCCTCGAAAAGTTTTGCAAAGCAATTAAGCAAAACAAATGGTTTTAATTGTAGCAAAAATTGTTGAACGATCAACTTATCAACTTTTAGAATAAAAGAAAAACAGATAAGCATTTTAGTACTTATCTGCTTTTTAATATGAAGTGATAATCAGCTGGCAAGAAAGGCAGCAATGACAGTCGCCAAATAAAAGAAGAAAGTCAAAATGAAGCCTGACCTCCAAAAGAATTTAAAGAACCGTCTGAAAGAAAAGGTCTTTCTTTTTCTGATCTGACGGATAGCCAAGATTAGAGAAAGAATGGACATGGCCAGCAAATAATGCGGCAGAAAGCTGTGAGTATAAAACTTTGCTGATACTAAGACAATTTCTACTGCAAAAAGCGGCAAAGCAATGTCTGCTAGATTAATACCAAAGCGTCTCAAATGAAAAGTTGAAACGATAATATAAGAAAAGATTAACGTTAAAAAAATGAAGGCTATTGCCATTAATTTATACATAGTCATAATCTTATTTTATAACGATTTTATAAGAATGTAAACGCCTAAACAAAAATAAAAATAGAATAAATCAAGGAAAATCCTTGTTTTTTATAAAGAATAATGTATAATAAATAAGTATGCTGCAATGGTATATTTGTGGGAGGTAAAAATCTGTTAATTACCGAAAGAACCACAATAGGAGGATTTTATAATGGCTAAAAAAGTCGAAAATATCGTAAAACTTCAAATTCCTGCTGGTAAAGCAACACCAGCGCCACCAGTTGGACCAGCACTTGGTCAAGCAGGAATTAACATCATGGGATTCACAAAAGAATTCAATGCTCGTACAGCTGATCAAGCTGGTATGATTATCCCAGTTGTTATCTCAGTTTATGAAGATAAATCATTTGATTTCGTCACAAAAACACCGCCAGCTGCTGTTCTTTTGAAAAAAGCTGCAGGTGTTGACAAGGGTTCTGGTGAACCAAACAAAACTAAAGTTGCTTCAGTAACGCGTGCACAAGTACAAGAAATCGCTGAAACAAAAATGCCAGATTTGAACGCTGCAAACCTTGAGTCTGCAATGCGTATGATCGAAGGTACTGCTCGTTCTATGGGATTCACTGTTACTGACTAAGAGTAACCTGTCCTATTTACCCGCAATACTTGATCATATGTGACGAGTGACGTGGGAGATGAAAATCGATATGACCACATTACAAGGAGAAGATAAAATGGCTAAAAAAAGCAAACAATTACGTGCTGCTCTTGAAAAAATCGACAGTACAAAAGCGTACAGTGTAGAAGAAGCTGTAGCACTTGCAAAAGAAACTAATTTCGCAAAATTTGATGCAACTGTAGAAGTTGCTTACAACCTTAACATTGATGTTAAAAAAGCTGACCAACAAATCCGTGGTGCCATGGTATTGCCAAATGGTACTGGTAAAACGCAACGTGTTCTTGTTTTTGCCCGCGGCGCTAAAGCTGAAGAAGCTAAAGAAGCTGGCGCAGACTTCGTTGGTGAAGATGATCTTGTTCAAAAAATTAACGGCGGTTGGCTAGATTTTGATGTTGTTATTGCAACACCTGATATGATGGCAATCGTTGGTCGCCTTGGACGTGTTCTTGGTCCGCGTAACCTCATGCCAAATCCTAAAACGGGAACAGTAACTATGGATGTTGCCAAGGCAGTCGAAGAATCTAAAGGCGGTAAAATCACTTACCGTGCCGACAAAGCTGGTAATGTACAGGCTATCATCGGTAAAGTATCATTTGATGCAGATAAACTAGTTGAAAACTTCAAAGCTTTCAATGACGTTATTGCTAAAGCAAAACCTGCTACTGCAAAAGGTACTTACATAACAAACCTTGTACTGACAACTACTCAAGGTCCTGGTATCAAGGTTGATGCAAATTCATTTTAAATAAATAGTAGTGAAAAAGAACGGCATTTAGCTGTTCTTTTATTTTAGGTATAAAAAAATTATTTTTAACTTGAGTCGTTATGAACTAATACATTTTTTTAAAAAGAAAAAGAGACTATAAATTTTAATGGAAGTATGATAAAATATTAGGGATAAAGTAAGGAGTATAGATAATGGTAAAACCTAAATATAGTCGTGTATTGATTAAGCTCTCTGGTGAGGCTTTAGCTGGCGAAAAAGGAGTTGGTATTGACATTCCAACTGTTCAAACTATTGCTCAGGAGATCAAGGAAGTTCATGACTCAGGCATTGAAATTGCTCTTGTTATCGGTGGCGGCAATCTTTGGAGAGGCGAGCCTGCTTCTAAGGCAGGTATGGATCGTGTTCAGGCTGATTATACTGGGATGCTGGGAACAGTTATGAATGCTCTTGTTATGGCAGACGCTCTCCAGCATGCAGGAGTAGACACGCGTGTTCAGACAGCAATTGCTATGCAGCAAGTTGCAGAGCCATATATTCGCGGACGGGCACTGCGTCACCTTCAAAAGGGTCGTATTGTTATCTTTGCTGCAGGTGTTGGTTCCCCTTACTTCTCAACCGATACAACATCTGCTCTTCGCGCAGCGGAAATTGAAGCAGATGCTATTTTGATGGCCAAAAATGGCGTTGACGGCGTTTATAACGATGATCCTCGTAAAAATGCCGATGCTATCAAATTTAATGAGTTGACCCATATGGAAGTTCTCAAACGCGGACTGAAGATTATGGATTCAACGGCCAGCTCACTGTCAATGGACAATGACATTGACTTAGTTGTTTTCAATCTGAATGAATCAGGAAACATTAGACGTGTTATTTTAGGCGAACAAATTGGGACAACTGTAACCAGCAGAATTTCTGATTCAGAATAATTGAACACAGGCTAAAAGCGTCGAGAAAAAGATAGACTGCCTTGTGCGCCAGCGCACAGCGTTAGTCTCCTATTTTCTTCTCGCTTTCTTAAAGCTCTTAGTATCTTAATAATTGAACACGGCTACGACATTGTGCAAAAAGATAGCTTCTGCTAGAGTCCTGAGACTCTTCATTGAACCTCTATTTTGCTTTGTGTCGCTTACACCTTAGTATCTTAATAATTGAACACGGCTACGACACTGTGCAAAAAGATAGCTTCTCCTAGAGTTCTGAGACTCTTCGTTGAACATCCTATTTTGCTTTGTGTCGCTTACGCCTTAGTATCTTAATATAAGGAGAATATTAAAAATGGCAAATGCTATTGTAGAAAAAGCAAAAGAAAGATTTGAACAATCACACCAGTCCCTCGCGCGTGAATTCGGCAGTATTCGTGCTGGCCGTGCCAATGCAAGTCTTTTAGACCGGATTGAAGTAGAATATTATGGCGTACCAACTCCTCTCAATCAACTAGCTTCAATCACTGTTCCAGAAGCACGCGTTCTTTTGGTTTCACCATTTGATAAATCATCATTAAAAGATATTGAACATGCTATCAATGCTTCTGATATTGGGATTAATCCGGCTAATGACGGTTCTGTTATTCGTTTGGTTATTCCAGCCTTGACTGAAGAAACACGCAAAGAGCTGGCTAAGGAAGTAAAAAAAGTTGGTGAAAATGCGAAGGTTGCTATCCGTAATATTCGTCGTGATGCCATGGATGAAGCTAAAAAGCAGGAAAAGATTAAAGAAATCACAGAAGATGAATTGAAATCTCTTGAGAAAGATATTCAAAAAGTTACAGATGAAGCTGTTAAGCATATTGATAGCATGACGGCAAATAAAGAAAAGGAACTTCTTGAAGTTTAAGATTTAAGCTTAGAAGTTTTTGCCAGTCGCATTAGGATAAGATATTTATAGATAGATCTTGTCGTCTCATTAAAATAAAGGGCAGAAGAGAAGGGTGTGGCAGATCCACTCCCTTTTTGTAAATGTAAAGGAAAGGAATTAAACAGGGGTTAAAAATTGAAAAATGATTTGAAACAAGAAAGTCATATCTCGTTTTGCAGACATGCAAATCATCTCTTTTTCATTTTTAAAACTTGAATCTTATTATGAATTCATTGCTTGCAACAGTCATCACTGGGATGGTGACAGATGAAAATGCTAATTCCTATTTTATCCAGAAGGATGGTCTAACCTTTGCTTTGGATAAAAAAGAAGGTCAGCACAAGATTGGTGATATGATCAAGGGCTTTGTCTATACAGACATGCATCAAAAAGCACGCTTGACAACTGCTAATATAGAAACAACACGTACCACATATGGTTGGGGTACAGTAGCTGGGGTGCGACGGGATCTGGGTGTTTTTCTTGATGTTGGCTTGCCAGATAAGCAGTTTGTTGTTTCTTTGGATGTTTTGCCAGAATTAAAAGAATTGTGGCCTAAAAAAGGGGATAAACTTTATGTTCATCTAGAAATTGATAAGAAAGATCGTATTTGGGCTATTCCAGCTGAACCAGACGTTTTTCAAAAATTAGCTGGACCAGCCTATGATAATATGCAAAATCAGACTTGGCCTGCTATTGTTTACCGTCTTAAGTTGACAGGAACTTTTGTTTATCTACCAGAAAATAATATGCTGGGCTTCATTCATCCAAGTGAACGCTATGCCGAACCACGTTTGGGACAAGTTGTTGATGCGCGTGTTATTGGTTTTCGTAAAGTAGATCGGACACTCAATTTATCCTTAAAACCGCGTTCCTTTGAAATGCTGGAAAATGATGCACAGATGATTTTGACCTATTTAGAAAACAATGGTGGGTTTATGACACTCAATGATAAGTCAACCCCTGCTGATATCAAAGCAACTTTTGGGATTTCTAAAGGTCAATTTAAAAAAGCCTTGGGAGGCTTAATGAAAGCTAGGAAAGTGAAACAAGATATTAACGGAACAGAATTGATTGACAACTAAGAAAAAATCTCAGATTTTCTGGGATTTTTTGGTACAATAAAACTATTATTTCTGATGTGAGGTATCTTATGGAACGTGCGATTTTTGCAGGGGGCTGTTTTTGGTGTATGGTACAGCCTTTTGAAGAACAAGATGGTATTTTGTCTGTCCGATCAGGCTATACAGGAGGACATGTGGTTAATCCGACTTATGAACAAGTTTGCTCAAAAATGACTGGACATACGGAAGCTGTCGAAATTATCTTTGATGAAAGCAAAATTTCTTATGCAGACCTTGTTGAAATCTATTGGCGGCAGACCGATCCAACCGATGCTTTTGGACAATTTGAAGATCGTGGGGATAACTATCGTCCTGTTATCTTTTATTTTGATGAGCAACAGCGGAAAATAGCGGAGCAGTCCAAGGCTAATTTGCAGGCTTCAGGTCATTTTAACAGACCGATCGTGACTACGATTGAAGCAGCGCAGCCATTTTACGAAGCAGAAAATGACCATCAGGCTTTCTATCGGAAAAATCCTGAACGCTATGCGAGAAGCTCTGCTATTCGCCATCACTTTTTAAAGGAGAACTGGTCATGAGAAAATCATTTTATACTTGGCTAATGACACAAAGGCACCCTAAGAGTCACGATCCTGTAGCTATTTTGGCGGATTTGGTCTTTGAAGATACGACTTTTCCGAAACACACGGATAGTTTTGAAAGGGTCAGTCGCTATTTAGAAGATGAAGCTAGTTTTTCTTTTAATCTTAGCGAATTTGACAGGATTTGGGAAGATTATTTGGCACATTAAAGTCACGCGTTTAGCGTGATTTTTTGGTATAATGAAAAGCATACAAAGGTGAAAAAGGAGTAAAATTTGCAAGAGTATTCTGTTGAAGTGGCCTTGGTTCATCCAGATGATATGGTCAATTTATTTGGTTCTAATGAGCGGCATTTAAAATTAATTGAGGAGAATCTTGGTGTTGTCATTCATGCCAGGACAGAGCGCGTCCAGATTTTAGGTGAGACTGAGGAAGCCATTGAATTAGCTCGCCTGACCATCAAAGCGTTGTTAGTTCTGGTCGGACGGGGAATGATTGTCAATACTTCTGATGTTGTGACAGCACTTTCGATGGCGCAAAATGGCAATATTGATAAATTTGTGGCACTTTACGAAGAAGAAATTATCAAGGATTCTTATGGTAAACCCATTCGCGTTAAAACGCTAGGTCAAAAGGTCTATGTTGATAGCGTCAAAAGCCATGATATCGTTTTTGGTATTGGTCCTGCAGGAACGGGGAAAACATTTTTAGCAGTTACCCTAGCTATCACTGCCCTTAAACGTGGACAAGTCAAACGCATTATTCTAACACGTCCTGCAGTGGAGGCGGGTGAAAGTCTTGGTTTCTTACCAGGAGATCTTAAGGAAAAAGTTGATCCCTATCTGCGTCCTGTTTATGATGCTCTCTATC
This region of Streptococcus mutans genomic DNA includes:
- the rplA gene encoding 50S ribosomal protein L1; translation: MAKKSKQLRAALEKIDSTKAYSVEEAVALAKETNFAKFDATVEVAYNLNIDVKKADQQIRGAMVLPNGTGKTQRVLVFARGAKAEEAKEAGADFVGEDDLVQKINGGWLDFDVVIATPDMMAIVGRLGRVLGPRNLMPNPKTGTVTMDVAKAVEESKGGKITYRADKAGNVQAIIGKVSFDADKLVENFKAFNDVIAKAKPATAKGTYITNLVLTTTQGPGIKVDANSF
- a CDS encoding 5'-methylthioadenosine/adenosylhomocysteine nucleosidase, with the translated sequence MKIGIIAAMEEELKLLLAELNHKREEICLERPYYSGKLGKHQVVLVQSGVGKVMSAMSVAVLVDHFKVDALINTGSAGALAPDLAIGDVVVADRLAYHDVDLTAFGYEFGRMSGQPLFFKSDQTFVSAFEEVLAKHHIHSKIGLITTSDSFMAGKEKTIFVKEHFPEVQAVEMEGAAIAQAAYAAKRPFVVIRSISDTAAHDANITFEEFVVKAGKQSAQVLLKFLEILD
- a CDS encoding DNA translocase FtsK; this encodes MAKTKNKRKGRKTRRPTKAELEKQRAIKRMVFALFMAFVLFFAIFKLGRVGVTVYNIIRLMVGSLAYPFIFAALIYLFATKWLKKHDGLVGGFVITMLGMLLEWQAYLFSLATMKDQSVIKGTLVIVFSDLSKFRVANFAGGGFLGALLYMPVAFLFSNIGSFLIGGLFLLLGLFLMSPWDVYDVMNFFKDSYAKWQVKRQENREKRFAQKEEARLLAQQAVQEAQESAMFDHGLNAAIDLETGEVLDQAQTIDLDDFDGQVHKEPEIIGYQPDPEGEALEAEVPAAEQTSQLPKEEDMSDESLEVDFTPKTTLHYKLPGIDLFAKDKPKNQSKEKRLVRDNIKILEETFTSFGIKANVERAEIGPSVTKYEVKPAVGVRVNRISNLADDLALALAAQDVRIEAPIPGKSLVGIEVPNSEVATVTFRELWEQAKTSPDKLLEVPLGKAVNGSVRSFDLAKMPHILVAGSTGSGKSVAVNGIIASILMKARPDQVKFMMIDPKMVELSVYNDIPHLLIPVVTNPRKASKALQKVVDEMENRYELFSHFGVRNIVGYNAKVEEFNRHSETKHIPLPLLVVIVDELADLMMVASKEVEDAIIRLGQKARAAGIHMILATQRPSVDVISGLIKANVPSRIAFAVSSGTDSRTILDENGAEKLLGRGDMLFKPIDENHPVRLQGSFISDDDVERIVSFIKEQAEADYDESFDPGEVSEDDNSNGNGGNSKGDPLFEDAKALVLETQKASASMLQRRLSVGFNRATRLMEELEEAGVIGPAEGTKPRKVLQSN
- a CDS encoding DUF3397 domain-containing protein, with amino-acid sequence MTMYKLMAIAFIFLTLIFSYIIVSTFHLRRFGINLADIALPLFAVEIVLVSAKFYTHSFLPHYLLAMSILSLILAIRQIRKRKTFSFRRFFKFFWRSGFILTFFFYLATVIAAFLAS
- the pyrH gene encoding UMP kinase, producing the protein MVKPKYSRVLIKLSGEALAGEKGVGIDIPTVQTIAQEIKEVHDSGIEIALVIGGGNLWRGEPASKAGMDRVQADYTGMLGTVMNALVMADALQHAGVDTRVQTAIAMQQVAEPYIRGRALRHLQKGRIVIFAAGVGSPYFSTDTTSALRAAEIEADAILMAKNGVDGVYNDDPRKNADAIKFNELTHMEVLKRGLKIMDSTASSLSMDNDIDLVVFNLNESGNIRRVILGEQIGTTVTSRISDSE
- the rplK gene encoding 50S ribosomal protein L11 — protein: MAKKVENIVKLQIPAGKATPAPPVGPALGQAGINIMGFTKEFNARTADQAGMIIPVVISVYEDKSFDFVTKTPPAAVLLKKAAGVDKGSGEPNKTKVASVTRAQVQEIAETKMPDLNAANLESAMRMIEGTARSMGFTVTD
- the msrA gene encoding peptide-methionine (S)-S-oxide reductase MsrA — protein: MERAIFAGGCFWCMVQPFEEQDGILSVRSGYTGGHVVNPTYEQVCSKMTGHTEAVEIIFDESKISYADLVEIYWRQTDPTDAFGQFEDRGDNYRPVIFYFDEQQRKIAEQSKANLQASGHFNRPIVTTIEAAQPFYEAENDHQAFYRKNPERYARSSAIRHHFLKENWS
- a CDS encoding S1 RNA-binding domain-containing protein translates to MNSLLATVITGMVTDENANSYFIQKDGLTFALDKKEGQHKIGDMIKGFVYTDMHQKARLTTANIETTRTTYGWGTVAGVRRDLGVFLDVGLPDKQFVVSLDVLPELKELWPKKGDKLYVHLEIDKKDRIWAIPAEPDVFQKLAGPAYDNMQNQTWPAIVYRLKLTGTFVYLPENNMLGFIHPSERYAEPRLGQVVDARVIGFRKVDRTLNLSLKPRSFEMLENDAQMILTYLENNGGFMTLNDKSTPADIKATFGISKGQFKKALGGLMKARKVKQDINGTELIDN
- the frr gene encoding ribosome recycling factor yields the protein MANAIVEKAKERFEQSHQSLAREFGSIRAGRANASLLDRIEVEYYGVPTPLNQLASITVPEARVLLVSPFDKSSLKDIEHAINASDIGINPANDGSVIRLVIPALTEETRKELAKEVKKVGENAKVAIRNIRRDAMDEAKKQEKIKEITEDELKSLEKDIQKVTDEAVKHIDSMTANKEKELLEV
- a CDS encoding peptidylprolyl isomerase, with the protein product MKRILSLVLVSFVLLVGCENIDRAIKGDKYVNHHIAKQKAKNKLKQLNKADFPQLSKKVAKNEAEVTIATSKGDITVKLFPKYAPLAVENFLTHAKNGYYNNLTFHRIISDFVIQGGDPKGDGSGGESIWKGKDRSKDSGKGFANETSKYLYHLRGALSMANAGPNTNASQFFIVQNKDNQSKQLTTTRYPQKIINGYKDGGTPKLDGNYTVFGQVIKGMKIVDKIAAIKTNQSGKPQEKVTIKAIKIIKDYKFDKKK
- a CDS encoding PhoH family protein codes for the protein MQEYSVEVALVHPDDMVNLFGSNERHLKLIEENLGVVIHARTERVQILGETEEAIELARLTIKALLVLVGRGMIVNTSDVVTALSMAQNGNIDKFVALYEEEIIKDSYGKPIRVKTLGQKVYVDSVKSHDIVFGIGPAGTGKTFLAVTLAITALKRGQVKRIILTRPAVEAGESLGFLPGDLKEKVDPYLRPVYDALYQILGKEQTSRLMEREIIEIAPLAYMRGRTLDDAFVILDEAQNTTIMQMKMFLTRLGFNSKMIVNGDISQIDLPKNVKSGLVDASEKLKDIKQIDFVYLSAKDVVRHPVVAEIINAYEESTDVR
- a CDS encoding YozE family protein; protein product: MRKSFYTWLMTQRHPKSHDPVAILADLVFEDTTFPKHTDSFERVSRYLEDEASFSFNLSEFDRIWEDYLAH